DNA from Massilia antarctica:
CCAGTTCGCCCGTGATGCCGACCCGGCCATAGTTCCAGTTCACGTCTCTGCTGTGCGGAACCCGTTGACGGCCGATCGTCGCCTGCATACTCCAGCCTTGCTTGATGGCGAACGTATAGCTGCCTTCGACATTGACGGCCCCTTTCGAGTCGCCGGTGAGGCCGGCCTGGGGCTGTTCCGCGTTAAAGACGCCGTTGACGCCGGAATTGTTCACATTCCATCCAAAAAACGCGCCTGGAATATAGCCCACGTGCAGATTGATGCCGGCAACGGTGGCACTCGCATACAGTTCCAGGGTGCGCGGATCGGCATCGTTAAACGCCGGTGTGAACGATGCCTTGCTGAAATTAGCGCCTGGGTAATAGGCATACACGCCCCCCAGGTCCAGTTCGACGCCCTTGAGCGCGGTTTTGTATCCCAGGCTCACGTCGGTTTCCAGCGAGCCGTTGGGTACATACTGGGCGCTGATATTCGAGGCGAAAAAACTGGCGTAGGCGCCGCTGGCATGGTCGGCCGTCACGCTGGCCTGCAAGGCCGGTTTGCCCCAGGTTTGGGAAAACCCGCGCCAGATGTAATCGGATACGACCCCAGCCTGGCCCGTTACTTTCACCTTGCCGGCCGGGGCGTCGTCCGCGTGCGCCGTGCTGGTCACGATGGTGCCGCCCAGGAGCGCTGCGCATGCCATGGCAAGCGGGATAAGAGAATGCGGGAAAGGGGACTTCATGACTGACGGACTCCGTGATGATCGATATATGCGTGACAACCCCTTGGCGCCAGTCGTCCTGTTGCCAAATTTGCTAGTTGTCTTTTTAAAAAAGTATATCACTGGCGCAATGTTGCCACCATTCAATCTGGGTAATTCGACATTTTTTTCGCAAACGCTTTGCGCGCGGCACATTTGCCGGGCTCATGTATGCGTGGCGGGGGGAAGACGCGCGCCTTTTCGCGCCCTTCCTGCTTGTCAACTAGAATAGGCGCATGCGCATTCTTATCATCGAAGACAATCCCGACATCGTGGCCAACCTCTACGGCTTTCTTGAACCCAAGGGCTACATCCTCGACTCGGCCGCCAACGGCTACGCCGGCCTGGCCCTCGCGGCCCAACATATCTACGACGTCGTCGTGCTCGACGTCATGCTGCCCGGACTGACAGGCCTGGATGTCTGCCAGAAACTGCGCAGCGAACTCCACAGCACCATTCCTGTGCTGATGCTGACCGCGCGCGACACCTTGCAGGACAAGGTGGCCGGCTTCGACAGCGGCGCCGACGATTACCTGGTCAAGCCATTCTCGCTGGTCGAACTCGACATCCGCCTGAAAGCCTTGCTGCGCCGCGCCAATGGCGCCGTCGGTGGCGCCACCATCCTGCGTGTGGGCGAGCTGAGCTTTAACACGGGCACCTACCAGGCCAGCCGCGCCGGCCAGCCCCTGGCCCTGACCAAAACCGGCTACACTATCCTCAGATGCCTGATGCGCGAGGCGCCCAAGGTGGTGCCGCGCGACGTCATCGAACAAGCCATCTGGGGCGACGACCGGCCCGACAGCGACGCCTTGCGCACCCACATCCATGCCTTGCGCCAGGCGCTCGACAAGCCTTTTCCCGCCCCCATGCTGCGCACGGTGCCCGGCATCGGCTTCAAACTCGTCATTCCCGATGAAACCGCGTAACTCCCTGCGCCGCCGCATCGCCGTGGCTTACCTGCTGTTCGCGCTCGGCTCGTCGCTCTTTCTCGCGGCCATCGCCATCGTGGCGGTGGAGGGCATCGAAGTGCATTTGGTCGATCACCGGCTGGCCGAGGCCGCCGCCTGGGCCGCGCCGCGCCACGCCGGCGGCTTGACGGTCGGCATGCCCGCCGGCCTGAGCTTCCACCACGGCGCCGCGATTCCCGAGCCGCTGCGCAATCTGCCCGAAGGTGTGTCCGACGTGCATGTCGACGGTATCGGTTTGCACGTGTTGAGCGGCACGGATGCGAGCGGCAACTACGTGGTGGTCGATCATGAAAGCGATTACGACAAGGTCGAACTGGCCGTCTATTCGATGTTTGGCGTCGGCTTCATCGGCATCATGCTGTTTTCGCTGTTTCTGGGCGGCTTCATCGGACACCGCTTCGTCACCCCGATCACGACCCTGGCCGCCGCCGTGCGCGACAATTCTTCCGAACTCCCGTTACTCGAACGCAACGACGAACTCGGCATCCTGGCGCGCGCCTTCGCCGTCCACACCAGCGAACTGCGCATCTACCTCGAGCGCGAGCGCCTGTTCA
Protein-coding regions in this window:
- a CDS encoding TorF family putative porin; amino-acid sequence: MKSPFPHSLIPLAMACAALLGGTIVTSTAHADDAPAGKVKVTGQAGVVSDYIWRGFSQTWGKPALQASVTADHASGAYASFFASNISAQYVPNGSLETDVSLGYKTALKGVELDLGGVYAYYPGANFSKASFTPAFNDADPRTLELYASATVAGINLHVGYIPGAFFGWNVNNSGVNGVFNAEQPQAGLTGDSKGAVNVEGSYTFAIKQGWSMQATIGRQRVPHSRDVNWNYGRVGITGELGAGWSAGLAASFTSNPKAFRNYGSLTNNGQHSNPGKRTAILSLSKAI
- a CDS encoding response regulator transcription factor codes for the protein MRILIIEDNPDIVANLYGFLEPKGYILDSAANGYAGLALAAQHIYDVVVLDVMLPGLTGLDVCQKLRSELHSTIPVLMLTARDTLQDKVAGFDSGADDYLVKPFSLVELDIRLKALLRRANGAVGGATILRVGELSFNTGTYQASRAGQPLALTKTGYTILRCLMREAPKVVPRDVIEQAIWGDDRPDSDALRTHIHALRQALDKPFPAPMLRTVPGIGFKLVIPDETA